The Desulfovibrio desulfuricans DSM 642 genome includes a window with the following:
- a CDS encoding MarR family transcriptional regulator, with amino-acid sequence MSASTRDLVGIIINRTSRTWRTKLDERLSHLGLTQARWLVLMHLSRMNGKALQKDLAVSVGVEGPTLVRVLDGLERMGLVERVGVEGDRRARRICLTPKADSVINDILNIGTKLRVEALTGISDADLEVFYRVMEVILANLLSASAK; translated from the coding sequence ATGAGCGCTTCTACCAGAGACCTTGTTGGTATAATCATCAACCGCACCTCCCGCACATGGCGTACCAAGCTTGACGAGCGTCTTTCCCATCTGGGGCTGACCCAGGCGCGCTGGCTGGTGCTCATGCACCTGTCGCGGATGAACGGCAAGGCCCTGCAAAAGGATCTGGCCGTTTCTGTGGGCGTGGAAGGCCCCACCCTGGTGCGGGTGCTGGATGGCCTTGAGCGCATGGGCCTTGTAGAGCGTGTGGGCGTGGAGGGTGACAGGCGCGCCAGACGCATCTGCCTGACCCCCAAGGCGGACAGCGTCATCAACGATATTCTGAACATTGGCACAAAACTGCGCGTTGAAGCTCTGACGGGCATATCCGATGCAGACCTTGAAGTTTTTTATCGTGTGATGGAAGTCATCCTGGCCAATCTGCTTTCCGCATCAGCAAAGTAG
- a CDS encoding lipoate--protein ligase yields MRFIYNPCTDASFNLAAEEWLLRNSETDIFMLWRNAASVIVGRNQNSHSEINADYVQQHGIPVVRRLTGGGAVFHDLGNINFTFISLNNHSGLLDFKRFATPITEALNALGVPCEFNGRNDMVVGESKISGNAQHMHRDRLLHHGTLLYSANLDSVCAALKPSPAKYIDKSVKSVRGRVGNIVDFLPQPMPIEEFINYLMRFVAGEGSIGQTALSTEEITAIEALAVERYRSWYWNFGYSPNYAFERSTKTPGGVLDVHMDVRDGIIADIRLFGDYFGVRDVTELEDMLCGCRHERGALERRLALVHIDAFIQGIGDRIFLDCLF; encoded by the coding sequence ATGCGCTTTATCTATAATCCTTGTACAGACGCCTCGTTCAATCTGGCGGCGGAAGAATGGCTGCTGCGCAATAGCGAAACCGACATTTTTATGCTCTGGCGTAATGCGGCTTCTGTTATTGTGGGGCGGAACCAGAACTCCCACTCCGAAATCAACGCCGATTATGTGCAGCAGCACGGCATCCCCGTTGTGCGCAGGCTTACCGGCGGGGGCGCGGTTTTTCATGACCTGGGGAATATCAACTTTACCTTCATCAGCCTGAACAACCATTCGGGGCTGCTGGATTTCAAGCGCTTTGCCACGCCCATTACCGAAGCGCTCAATGCCCTTGGCGTCCCCTGCGAGTTCAATGGCCGCAACGACATGGTCGTTGGTGAAAGCAAAATTTCCGGCAACGCGCAGCACATGCACCGCGACCGTCTGCTGCACCACGGCACCCTGCTGTATTCTGCCAACCTGGATTCGGTCTGCGCCGCGCTCAAGCCCAGCCCCGCAAAATACATTGATAAATCTGTCAAAAGCGTGCGTGGCCGCGTGGGCAACATTGTGGATTTTTTGCCCCAGCCCATGCCCATTGAGGAATTCATAAACTACCTCATGCGCTTTGTGGCCGGGGAGGGTTCTATAGGGCAGACGGCCTTGAGCACGGAGGAAATAACCGCCATTGAGGCTCTGGCAGTAGAGCGCTACCGCTCCTGGTACTGGAATTTTGGCTATTCACCCAATTACGCCTTTGAACGCAGCACAAAGACCCCCGGCGGCGTACTTGACGTACATATGGATGTGCGTGACGGCATAATCGCCGATATCCGTCTGTTCGGCGACTATTTTGGCGTTCGGGATGTGACGGAACTTGAAGACATGCTCTGCGGGTGCAGGCACGAGCGCGGGGCTCTGGAGCGTCGGCTGGCTCTGGTTCACATTGACGCATTCATTCAGGGCATTGGCGACCGTATTTTCCTGGACTGCCTTTTTTAG
- the larA gene encoding nickel-dependent lactate racemase, with product MAQHYMKYGDREFSVELGNGLIAAELHSNAVALPAKSALEHINEALDNPIGSPRLGEMLKPGQTVCIVVPDSTRLWQSPNVYVPAVVARLNKCGIRDADIRILTATGTHRPMTREEHIAIVSEDIYNRIQVIDHKCRDSADMVKAGVTSNGTEVWFNRFAMECDHIILTGGVVYHFLAGYGGGPKYLLPGIASYETIQRHHNLALNKGFGSGTNAAVRSANMETSNIFHADLEEAALLAKPSFLLNVVVDDNYNIIKAVAGDMVQAHREACALVDAIDGVNVAERTPLVIASAGGVPKDINFYQTIKTLANALAVVSEGGTIIILSACTEGFGSPDTQHQICDFDNMDAREKDLRENFSIGSYVGFLFAESAEKHNLIMVSSMNAADFAKTKIHITTTLDEALALAKKLNGGKDLRATLLPHGANTLPKLHAVNN from the coding sequence ATGGCACAGCATTACATGAAATACGGCGACAGGGAATTTTCTGTGGAGCTTGGCAACGGCCTCATCGCGGCGGAGCTGCATTCAAATGCGGTTGCGCTGCCCGCCAAAAGCGCGCTGGAGCATATTAACGAAGCTCTGGATAATCCTATCGGTTCGCCCCGGCTTGGGGAAATGCTCAAACCCGGCCAGACGGTGTGCATTGTCGTGCCAGATTCCACGCGTCTGTGGCAGTCGCCCAATGTTTATGTTCCTGCTGTGGTGGCCCGTCTGAACAAATGCGGCATCCGCGATGCGGACATTCGTATACTCACGGCCACGGGCACGCACCGGCCGATGACGCGCGAGGAGCACATCGCCATCGTTTCCGAGGATATTTACAACCGTATTCAGGTTATTGACCACAAGTGCCGGGATTCGGCGGATATGGTCAAGGCGGGCGTGACCAGCAACGGCACCGAGGTGTGGTTTAACCGCTTTGCCATGGAGTGTGACCATATCATCCTGACCGGCGGCGTGGTGTACCACTTTCTGGCCGGGTACGGCGGCGGCCCCAAGTATCTGCTGCCCGGCATCGCCAGCTACGAGACCATCCAGCGGCACCACAACCTGGCCCTGAACAAGGGCTTTGGCAGCGGCACCAATGCGGCGGTGCGTAGCGCCAATATGGAAACCAGCAATATTTTTCACGCCGATCTTGAAGAAGCCGCCCTGCTGGCCAAGCCCAGCTTCCTGCTCAACGTGGTGGTGGACGACAATTACAACATCATCAAGGCCGTGGCTGGCGACATGGTGCAGGCCCACCGCGAGGCCTGCGCGCTGGTTGATGCCATCGACGGCGTCAACGTGGCCGAGCGCACTCCCCTGGTCATCGCCAGCGCAGGCGGCGTGCCCAAGGACATCAATTTTTACCAGACCATCAAAACCCTGGCCAACGCCCTTGCGGTGGTGAGCGAGGGCGGCACCATCATCATTCTGTCAGCCTGCACCGAGGGCTTTGGCAGCCCGGATACCCAGCACCAGATCTGCGATTTTGACAATATGGACGCGCGAGAAAAAGACCTGCGCGAGAATTTTTCCATAGGCAGCTATGTGGGATTTCTGTTTGCGGAATCGGCGGAAAAGCACAACCTCATCATGGTCAGCTCCATGAATGCTGCGGACTTTGCCAAAACAAAGATTCATATTACCACGACTCTGGATGAAGCCCTTGCGCTGGCTAAAAAACTGAACGGCGGCAAAGACCTGCGGGCAACATTGCTGCCCCACGGGGCCAATACCCTGCCCAAGCTCCACGCGGTCAACAACTAG
- a CDS encoding sulfite exporter TauE/SafE family protein: protein MVYALIALCGIVAGAISGVVGTGSSIILLPVLSLAFGPKAAIPIMGIAAIVGNASRVVVWRRQISLRAFACYSVTAVPAAVLGVRTLWIMPAEISNFCIGLFFFVLIGLRRGMRTRGLRLGPRQMAFTGGVVGYLAGVVYSTGPLTIPIFAGFGLAKGALLATEAAASIAVHLAKTFAFGAVGGLPLPVLCNGLVVGATLAVGTFLGKRFVLGMSEATFSLLIDAMLACAGLVMTGNALLG from the coding sequence GTGGTATACGCGCTCATTGCTCTATGCGGCATTGTGGCAGGGGCCATCAGCGGGGTGGTGGGCACCGGGTCGTCCATAATCCTGCTGCCGGTGCTGAGTCTGGCTTTTGGCCCCAAGGCTGCCATTCCCATCATGGGCATTGCAGCCATTGTGGGCAACGCGTCGCGCGTGGTGGTCTGGCGGCGGCAGATAAGCCTCAGGGCCTTTGCCTGCTATTCGGTAACTGCCGTACCTGCGGCGGTGCTGGGTGTGCGAACGCTCTGGATTATGCCCGCAGAAATTTCAAACTTTTGCATCGGTCTGTTTTTCTTTGTGCTCATCGGGTTGCGGCGGGGAATGCGCACGCGCGGATTGCGGCTGGGGCCACGGCAGATGGCATTTACTGGGGGCGTGGTGGGATATCTGGCTGGTGTTGTGTATTCCACAGGGCCGCTGACCATCCCCATCTTTGCCGGTTTTGGCCTTGCTAAGGGCGCGCTGCTTGCCACCGAGGCGGCTGCCTCCATTGCGGTGCATCTGGCCAAGACTTTTGCGTTTGGTGCCGTGGGTGGCCTGCCCCTGCCGGTGCTGTGCAATGGTCTTGTGGTGGGTGCTACGCTGGCTGTTGGCACATTTCTGGGCAAGCGTTTTGTGCTTGGCATGTCTGAAGCGACCTTCAGTCTGCTTATTGATGCCATGCTTGCCTGTGCGGGCCTTGTGATGACGGGCAACGCGCTGCTGGGGTAG
- a CDS encoding DUF554 domain-containing protein: MIGPIVNSGGLFIGGIIGVIFADVFPERLKKALPSIFGVITLCLGATLVGKAAALPAVTVSLILGTMVGEIMYAEALLQKFLRAIFGLLKSKRMGDENFSLMVITLVAAFCFGSMGFLGAFHEGLTGKPDILLTKAALDMFTGVVFGSFMGFSVSLIAVPQFIILALIYMGATTIAPFMTPAMLNDFTACGGVIFVATGLRMCDIKIFPVINMLPAMAIILPLSHLWELYFPFK; this comes from the coding sequence ATGATCGGGCCAATTGTGAACAGTGGCGGACTTTTCATCGGCGGCATCATCGGCGTTATTTTTGCCGATGTTTTTCCTGAACGGCTCAAAAAAGCGCTGCCGTCAATCTTTGGCGTCATCACCCTGTGTCTGGGCGCAACCCTTGTGGGCAAGGCCGCAGCACTGCCAGCCGTGACGGTTTCTCTCATTCTCGGCACCATGGTGGGCGAAATCATGTATGCCGAAGCCCTGTTGCAAAAGTTCCTGCGGGCCATTTTTGGTCTGCTGAAAAGCAAGCGTATGGGCGATGAAAACTTTTCCCTGATGGTCATAACCTTAGTGGCGGCATTCTGCTTTGGCAGCATGGGCTTTTTGGGGGCCTTTCATGAAGGCCTCACCGGCAAACCCGACATCCTGCTGACCAAGGCCGCGCTGGACATGTTTACCGGCGTGGTTTTCGGCTCCTTCATGGGCTTTTCCGTAAGCCTTATCGCCGTGCCGCAGTTTATTATTCTGGCGCTCATCTACATGGGGGCCACCACCATTGCCCCGTTCATGACCCCGGCCATGCTCAACGACTTTACCGCCTGCGGCGGCGTCATCTTTGTGGCCACGGGCCTGCGCATGTGCGATATCAAGATATTCCCGGTCATCAACATGCTGCCCGCGATGGCCATTATTTTGCCGCTTTCGCACCTGTGGGAGCTGTACTTTCCCTTCAAATAA
- a CDS encoding Ldh family oxidoreductase: MPHISLTEAQKMGEDILQAHKVGQRHAQLTIASLLRAEMEGLPSHGFSRIPYYASQAAAGKVDGKAVPVVERAKPGVVLVDACCGFAFSAFADGLPVVAQAARETGVALMAVRNSHHAGVMGFPVADLAAQGLLALGFANSPAALAPYGGSKVTFGTNPLAMACPRKNAPPLVIDLSMGLLARGKILQAAKKGESIPEGAAVDAEGNPTCDPVKAFNGALLPFGGPKGYALALIVEIMAAALTGASLAIEASSLFTPDGPPPRLGQSFLVMDPAATAGANFLDRVEHLLGFISDQPGARLPGDRRIGLSRAASERNSIDLPEDLLAQLQSLH; the protein is encoded by the coding sequence ATGCCTCATATCAGCCTTACCGAAGCACAAAAAATGGGCGAAGACATTTTGCAGGCCCACAAGGTCGGGCAGCGACATGCCCAATTGACCATCGCCTCGCTCCTGCGGGCAGAAATGGAAGGCCTGCCTTCGCACGGATTTTCGCGCATTCCCTACTATGCATCTCAGGCGGCGGCAGGCAAGGTTGATGGCAAGGCAGTTCCGGTGGTGGAACGCGCAAAGCCTGGCGTGGTGCTGGTTGACGCCTGCTGCGGATTTGCCTTCAGCGCTTTTGCCGATGGCCTGCCCGTGGTGGCTCAGGCCGCCCGGGAGACTGGCGTGGCCCTTATGGCCGTGCGCAATTCGCACCATGCGGGCGTGATGGGATTCCCCGTGGCGGATCTGGCGGCGCAGGGTCTGCTGGCCCTCGGCTTTGCCAACAGCCCCGCTGCATTGGCCCCCTATGGAGGCTCAAAGGTGACGTTTGGCACGAACCCTCTGGCCATGGCCTGCCCGCGCAAGAACGCCCCACCCCTTGTTATTGATCTTTCCATGGGGCTGCTGGCGCGCGGCAAGATTTTGCAGGCCGCAAAAAAGGGCGAGAGTATCCCCGAGGGCGCGGCTGTGGATGCAGAGGGCAATCCTACCTGCGATCCGGTCAAGGCTTTCAACGGCGCACTGCTGCCCTTTGGCGGCCCCAAGGGCTATGCCCTTGCACTCATTGTGGAAATAATGGCGGCAGCGCTTACGGGTGCTTCCCTGGCCATTGAGGCCTCTTCCCTGTTCACGCCGGACGGCCCGCCGCCGCGCCTTGGGCAGAGTTTTCTGGTCATGGACCCTGCGGCTACGGCAGGGGCGAACTTTCTGGATCGGGTGGAGCACTTGCTGGGCTTCATCAGCGACCAGCCGGGCGCGCGCCTGCCGGGCGACCGCCGCATCGGCCTCAGCCGCGCCGCCAGTGAGCGAAATAGTATTGATCTGCCGGAAGATCTGCTGGCCCAACTGCAATCGCTGCACTAG